One genomic region from Zalophus californianus isolate mZalCal1 chromosome 2, mZalCal1.pri.v2, whole genome shotgun sequence encodes:
- the LGI2 gene encoding LOW QUALITY PROTEIN: leucine-rich repeat LGI family member 2 (The sequence of the model RefSeq protein was modified relative to this genomic sequence to represent the inferred CDS: inserted 1 base in 1 codon; deleted 1 base in 1 codon) gives MALRRGGGGGGGGALGRLLLLLSAACLIPRGAQVRRLARCPATCSCTKESIICVGSSWVPRIVPGDISSLSLVNGTFSEIKDRMFSHLPSLQLLLLNSNSXTVIRDDAFAGLFHLEYLFLPGTKIETISRNAFRGLRDLTHLSLANNHIKALPRDVFSDLDSLIELDLRGNKFECDCKAKWLYLWLKMTNSTVSDVLCIGPPEYQEKKLNDVPSFDYECTTTDFVVHQTLPYQSVSVDTFNSKNDVYVAIAQPSMENCMVLEWDHIEMNFRSYDNITGQSIVGCKAILIDDQVFVVVAQLFGGSHIYKYDESWTKFVKFQDIEVSRISKPNDIELFQIEDETFFIIADSSKAGLSTVYKWNTKGFYSYQSLHEWFRDTDAEFVDIDGKSHLILSSRSQVPIILQWNKSSKKFVPHSDIPNMEDVLAVKSFRMQNALYLSLTRFIGDSRVMTWNSKQFVEIQALPSRGAMTLQPFSFKDNHYLALGSDYTFSQIYQWDKEKQLFKKFKEIYVQAPRSFTAVSTDRRDFFFASSFKGKTKIFEHIVVDLSL, from the exons ATGGCGCtgcggcggggcggcggcggcggcggcggcggggcgctGGGGCGGCTGCTGCTCTTGCTCAGTGCCGCGTGCCTGATCCCG CGGGGCGCGCAGGTGAGGCGGCTGGCGCGCTGCCCCGCCACTTGCAGCTGTACCAAGGAGTCCATCATCTGCGTGGGCTCCTCCTGGGTGCCCAGGATCGTGCCGGGCGACATCAGCTCCCT GAGCCTGGTAAAtggaacattttcagaaatcAAGGACCGAATGTTTTCCCATCTGCCTTCGCTGCAGTTGCT ATTGCTGAATTCTAACT TTACCGTCATCCGGGATGATGCTTTTGCTGGACTTTTCCATCTTGAATACCT TTTTCTTCCC ggaacaaaaatagaaaccattTCAAGAAATGCATTTCGTGGTCTCCGGGACCTGACTCACCT TTCTTTGGCCAATAACCACATAAAAGCACTCCCAAGGGATGTCTTCAGTGATTTAGACTCTCTGATTGAACT cGATTTAAGGGGCAATAAATTCGAATGTGACTGCAAAGCCAAGTGGTTGTATTTGTGGTTGAAGATGACCAATTCCACTGTCTCCGATGTCCTCTGTATCGGTCCACCAGAATACCAGGAAAAGAAGCTAAATGATGTGCCCAGCTTCGACTACGAATGTACCACTACAG ATTTTGTTGTTCATCAGACTTTGCCCTACCAGTCGGTTTCGGTGGATACGTTCAACTCCAAGAATGACGTGTATGTGGCCATCGCTCAGCCCAGCATGGAGAACTGCATGGTGCTGGAGTGGGACCACATCGAAATGAATTTCCGGAGCTATGACAACATTACAG GTCAGTCCATTGTGGGCTGTAAGGCCATCCTCATCGACGACCAGGTTTTCGTGGTGGTGGCCCAGCTCTTCGGCGGCTCTCACATCTACAAATACGACGAGAGCTGGACCAAGTTTGTCAAATTCCAGGACATTGAAGTCTCTCGCATTTCGAAGCCCAACGACATCGAGCTGTTTCAGATTGAGGACGAGACGTTCTTCATCATCGCAGATAGCTCTAAAGCTGGTCTGTCCACGGTGTATAAATGGAACACCAAAGGGTTCTACTCCTACCAGTCTCTGCACGAGTGGTTCAGGGACACGGATGCAGAATTTGTTGACATAGACGGGAAGTCGCACCTGATTCTGTCCAGCCGCTCCCAGGTCCCCATCATCCTCCAGTGGAATAAAAGCTCTAAGAAGTTTGTCCCCCACAGTGATATCCCCAACATGGAGGACGTACTGGCCGTGAAGAGCTTTAGGATGCAGAATGCCCTCTACCTTTCCCTCACCCGCTTCATcggggactccagggtcatgacgtGGAACAGTAAGCAGTTTGTGGAGATCCAGGCTCTTCCATCCCGGGGGGCCATGACACTGCAgcccttttcttttaaagataatcaCTACCTGGCCCTGGGGAGTGACTATACATTCTCCCAGATCTACCAGTGGGATAAAGAAAAGCAGCTATTCAAAAAATTCAAGGAGATTTATGTGCAGGCACCTCGTTCCTTCACAGCTGTCTCCACTGACaggagagatttcttttttgcATCCAGtttcaaagggaaaacaaagatttttgaACATATAGTCGTTGACTTAAGTTTGTGA